The Tepidibacter aestuarii genome contains a region encoding:
- a CDS encoding alpha/beta hydrolase — protein MVEEFKIKGTDGANITVHRWADVENLIGCVLILHGMAEHSLRYNEFSRVLNKNGYIVYGCDHRGHGKTGTEHNQIGHFDQNGWDNIVSDIKNIIGYIKKENDKPLILIGHSMGSLLARTCIQEFPDEFSGVILSGTTIGGNFVKRNIGYIISKIYASIYGYNKKANFMDKLTFGSYNKFFYPNKTDFDWLSSDEDKVKEYIKDSLCGFVCSAGLYVNLLKGVKLTINRDNIKKISKKLPILILSGDKDMVGSNSKDAMKLYNIYKKVGIENTDLKIYENGRHEILNELNKYEVYEDIVSWIGNLKY, from the coding sequence ATGGTTGAGGAGTTTAAGATTAAGGGTACAGATGGGGCTAATATTACTGTCCACAGATGGGCGGATGTAGAAAATTTAATAGGGTGTGTTTTGATACTTCATGGTATGGCAGAGCATTCATTGAGATATAATGAATTTAGTAGGGTATTAAATAAAAATGGATATATTGTGTATGGGTGTGATCATAGAGGTCATGGCAAAACAGGCACTGAACATAATCAAATAGGACATTTCGATCAAAATGGATGGGATAATATAGTAAGTGATATAAAGAATATAATAGGTTATATAAAAAAAGAAAATGATAAACCACTTATATTGATTGGCCATAGCATGGGATCTTTATTAGCTAGAACTTGTATTCAAGAATTTCCGGATGAATTTAGTGGTGTTATTTTATCTGGAACAACAATAGGAGGAAATTTTGTAAAAAGAAATATAGGATATATTATATCTAAAATATATGCAAGTATATATGGGTATAATAAAAAAGCTAACTTTATGGATAAATTAACTTTTGGAAGCTACAACAAATTTTTTTATCCTAATAAAACAGACTTTGATTGGTTATCTTCAGATGAAGATAAGGTCAAAGAATATATTAAGGATAGCTTATGCGGATTTGTATGTAGTGCAGGATTGTATGTTAACCTGTTAAAAGGAGTTAAATTAACTATAAATAGAGATAATATAAAAAAGATATCGAAAAAATTGCCTATATTAATATTATCAGGAGACAAGGATATGGTCGGATCAAATTCAAAGGATGCAATGAAACTGTATAATATCTATAAAAAAGTAGGTATTGAAAATACAGATTTGAAAATATATGAAAACGGGCGACATGAGATATTGAATGAATTGAATAAATATGAGGTATATGAAGATATAGTTAGTTGGATTGGAAATTTAAAGTATTGA
- a CDS encoding ATP-dependent Clp protease ATP-binding subunit, giving the protein MKLCSKCNKNIAVVFTSTVENGKSEIKGLCIECAKKSGLPIIDQLMKQTGMNEEDIENLTGQMNSVIDGMDMDDFDENNMFANMFNNTMPKDEDDIDVEEDFEKKKDKKNKKKKNKNKFLNMYGSNLTEKAKNNEVDRIIGRNREIDRAIQILNRRNKNNPILIGEPGVGKTAIAEGLAVRIVQKEVPAKLFDAQIYLLDLTAVVAGTQFRGQFEGRMKNIIKEAQANENVILVIDEIHNIMGAGEVQGGAMNAANILKPSLAKGEIQLIGATTLEEYKKHIEKDAALERRFQPVLVEEPTVDETIEILKGIKGYYEDYHNVKISDEVIVAASTLSKRYITDRFLPDKAIDIIDEVGSRANLKNQGLIEIQALKEELEKVQIEREEASDSNNYEKAAECKMKECKIEEDIKNIEAKCSDVAITVEDVAFVIESWTKIPVQKITQSEATKLLKLENRLHKRVIGQHNAITSISKAIRRNRSGFRKKKKPSSFIFVGPTGVGKTELVKTLAVELFGSEEALIRIDMSEYMEKHTVSKLIGAPPGYVGYDQGGQLTEKIRRKPYSVILLDEIEKAHQDVFNMLLQILEDGRLTDSQGRTVFFENSVIIMTSNAGTNFKSSSIGFNNDGYDELEERVNDALKKTFRPEFLNRIDETIVFTKLNKDELSKIVELMINEVVEEAKEKDMTISISDEVKDFILQKGYDDKYGARPLRRTIQKYIEDEIAEKYLKGELNEGSCINIELKDGKVCIS; this is encoded by the coding sequence ATGAAATTATGTTCAAAATGCAATAAGAATATTGCAGTTGTATTTACATCTACAGTTGAAAACGGAAAATCAGAGATTAAAGGGTTGTGTATAGAATGTGCTAAAAAAAGTGGATTGCCAATAATTGATCAACTAATGAAGCAAACAGGCATGAATGAAGAAGATATAGAAAACTTAACTGGGCAGATGAACTCTGTAATAGATGGAATGGATATGGATGATTTTGATGAAAATAATATGTTCGCTAATATGTTTAACAACACTATGCCAAAAGACGAAGATGATATAGATGTTGAAGAAGATTTTGAGAAGAAAAAAGATAAAAAGAATAAAAAGAAAAAGAATAAGAATAAGTTTCTTAATATGTATGGAAGTAACTTAACTGAAAAAGCGAAAAACAATGAAGTCGATAGAATAATTGGAAGAAACAGAGAAATAGATAGAGCTATACAGATATTAAATAGAAGAAATAAAAATAATCCTATACTAATAGGAGAACCTGGAGTTGGTAAAACAGCTATAGCAGAAGGGCTTGCGGTTAGAATAGTTCAAAAAGAGGTTCCGGCAAAATTATTTGATGCTCAGATATACCTTCTAGATTTAACTGCTGTTGTTGCAGGAACTCAATTTAGAGGTCAGTTTGAAGGTAGAATGAAGAATATAATCAAAGAAGCACAAGCTAATGAGAATGTAATACTTGTAATAGATGAGATACATAATATTATGGGTGCAGGCGAAGTTCAAGGTGGAGCTATGAATGCTGCAAACATATTAAAGCCGTCACTTGCTAAAGGCGAAATTCAATTAATAGGAGCTACAACTCTTGAGGAATATAAAAAGCATATAGAAAAAGATGCAGCTCTTGAAAGAAGATTTCAACCTGTATTAGTTGAGGAACCTACAGTTGATGAGACTATAGAAATTTTAAAAGGAATTAAGGGATATTACGAGGATTATCACAATGTTAAGATATCTGATGAAGTAATAGTAGCAGCAAGCACTTTGTCAAAGAGGTATATAACAGATAGATTCTTACCAGATAAAGCTATAGATATAATAGATGAGGTTGGTTCAAGAGCTAACTTAAAGAATCAAGGGCTTATAGAGATACAAGCTTTAAAAGAAGAATTAGAAAAAGTCCAAATAGAAAGAGAAGAAGCATCAGACAGTAATAACTATGAAAAAGCGGCAGAGTGCAAAATGAAGGAATGCAAAATAGAAGAAGACATTAAGAATATAGAAGCAAAGTGCTCAGATGTAGCAATTACAGTAGAGGATGTGGCGTTTGTTATAGAGTCTTGGACTAAGATTCCTGTTCAAAAGATTACTCAATCAGAGGCTACTAAGCTTTTAAAATTAGAAAACAGACTTCATAAAAGAGTAATAGGCCAGCATAATGCAATTACAAGCATATCAAAGGCTATAAGACGTAATCGTTCTGGGTTTAGAAAGAAGAAAAAACCATCTTCGTTTATATTTGTAGGGCCTACTGGTGTTGGTAAAACAGAACTTGTAAAAACTTTAGCGGTTGAACTGTTTGGAAGTGAAGAGGCTCTTATAAGAATAGATATGTCAGAATACATGGAAAAGCATACGGTTTCAAAATTGATAGGAGCGCCTCCGGGATATGTTGGATATGATCAAGGTGGACAGTTAACAGAAAAAATAAGAAGAAAGCCTTATTCCGTTATACTTTTAGATGAGATAGAAAAAGCTCATCAAGATGTATTTAATATGTTACTTCAAATACTTGAGGATGGAAGACTTACTGACAGTCAAGGAAGAACTGTGTTTTTCGAAAATAGTGTAATAATAATGACTTCTAATGCAGGAACAAACTTTAAATCAAGTTCTATAGGATTTAATAATGATGGTTATGATGAGCTTGAGGAAAGAGTTAATGATGCGTTAAAGAAAACATTTAGACCAGAGTTTTTAAATAGAATAGATGAGACTATAGTATTTACTAAGCTTAATAAGGATGAACTATCTAAAATAGTAGAATTAATGATAAATGAGGTAGTAGAAGAAGCTAAAGAAAAGGACATGACTATAAGTATTTCTGATGAGGTTAAAGACTTTATACTTCAAAAAGGATATGATGATAAGTATGGAGCTAGACCTTTAAGAAGAACTATCCAAAAGTATATAGAGGATGAGATAGCAGAGAAATATCTTAAAGGTGAACTGAATGAAGGTTCTTGTATAAATATAGAGTTAAAAGATGGAAAAGTATGTATAAGCTAA
- a CDS encoding DMT family transporter, with protein sequence MKTKIYSIIAIILAVTMWGISFLSIKITLNVFGPMTLATLRFLIASIILFVVMRIKEPDTKLQREDIKPMAMAGVFGVAIYYCFENYGIKYISSSEASLIIGTIPIFSLIVDSIILKNKLSVNNIIGVLLSMIGIYFIIGGNIRLGTNEILGYIFMFGAVFSWVFYNYTTKNLFKKYSQLAIVFYQIIFGTMVLIPFSLFENNNWELINNVVIYNFLYLAIFCSAISYVLYMYALENLGSTVTTLYLNFSPIVTVVGGYFVFSEAINTNQIIGTILIILSVYVVNLNLSYYDIVQIIKFTKINYRSRKIDSK encoded by the coding sequence ATGAAAACTAAAATTTATTCGATTATCGCAATAATTCTAGCCGTTACTATGTGGGGGATATCTTTTTTAAGTATAAAGATAACTTTAAATGTGTTTGGACCTATGACACTTGCAACGCTTAGGTTTTTAATTGCATCAATTATATTATTTGTCGTAATGAGAATAAAAGAGCCGGATACTAAGCTTCAAAGAGAAGATATAAAGCCCATGGCCATGGCAGGAGTTTTTGGTGTTGCAATATATTATTGCTTCGAAAATTATGGGATAAAATATATTAGCTCATCAGAAGCGTCTCTAATAATAGGAACTATACCGATATTTTCCTTAATAGTTGATAGTATTATATTGAAAAACAAACTGAGTGTTAATAATATTATAGGAGTTTTATTGTCAATGATTGGAATATATTTCATAATAGGAGGGAATATAAGGTTAGGGACAAATGAAATACTAGGATATATATTTATGTTTGGAGCTGTTTTTTCGTGGGTGTTCTATAATTATACAACAAAGAATTTGTTTAAAAAATATTCACAATTAGCGATTGTATTTTATCAAATAATATTTGGGACTATGGTATTAATTCCGTTTTCATTGTTTGAAAATAACAATTGGGAGTTGATAAATAATGTTGTAATATACAACTTTCTATATCTTGCAATATTTTGTTCTGCTATTTCATATGTTCTATATATGTATGCTTTAGAAAATCTTGGTTCTACAGTTACAACATTGTATTTGAATTTTTCACCTATTGTAACAGTTGTCGGAGGGTATTTTGTATTTAGTGAAGCAATAAATACCAATCAAATAATAGGGACAATACTGATAATATTATCTGTTTATGTAGTTAATTTAAATCTATCATATTATGATATTGTACAAATAATAAAATTTACAAAAATAAATTATAGGTCAAGAAAGATTGATTCAAAATAA
- a CDS encoding TrkA C-terminal domain-containing protein produces MSERISIPRYIKIAVDVATRIYKGNISEGEKLRGRSILASEYNVSPETIRKAMKVLEDRDVVRVSKGSGIIVLSKYKAGEVIQSFRNSEETISGLRQNLKNLMDQKKEIDKRIHETMEKIIDLYKFKRSEIIDPIQIQLKEEYHIIGKTIGECKIWENTGATILGVLRNGNMILSPGPNLEFKVDDSLIIVGDLGVIDKINEYLQIV; encoded by the coding sequence ATGAGCGAACGTATTTCGATTCCTAGATATATAAAAATAGCAGTTGATGTAGCTACTCGTATCTATAAAGGAAATATATCTGAAGGGGAAAAATTAAGAGGAAGGTCTATACTAGCTTCTGAATATAATGTATCTCCTGAAACTATAAGAAAAGCTATGAAGGTTTTGGAAGATAGAGATGTAGTTAGAGTTAGTAAGGGTAGTGGGATAATTGTATTATCAAAATATAAAGCTGGGGAAGTTATCCAAAGCTTCAGAAATAGTGAAGAGACAATAAGTGGTTTAAGACAAAACCTTAAAAATTTAATGGATCAAAAAAAAGAAATAGACAAAAGAATACACGAAACCATGGAAAAGATTATAGATTTATATAAATTTAAAAGATCTGAGATAATAGACCCCATACAAATTCAACTGAAAGAAGAGTACCATATCATAGGGAAGACTATAGGAGAATGTAAAATATGGGAAAATACAGGGGCTACTATACTAGGTGTTTTAAGAAATGGAAATATGATTTTATCACCTGGTCCTAATCTTGAATTTAAAGTAGATGATAGCTTGATAATAGTAGGAGATTTAGGGGTTATTGATAAAATAAATGAATACTTACAAATCGTATAG
- the murI gene encoding glutamate racemase, with protein MRNLPIGVFDSGMGGISVLREIKKLMPNEDYIYYGDSKNIPYGKKTKEELEKICLDIGDYFINRGVKSIVIACNTATSAVVDKFRDRYNIPIIGIEPALKPAVEAYKSGKIVVLATEVTLKENKFNLLMDKYKSKAEIIKVPAPRLVTVVEDGITEGAEAEDAIKELFEDIDINEIDSIVLGCTHYIFLKNAIKKVLGNNVKLIDGGFGTAYNLKNILDNMDMLSDKNIDGSIDVVNSSQDKSKINLSYKLLNI; from the coding sequence GTGAGAAATCTACCTATAGGTGTGTTTGATTCAGGGATGGGAGGGATCAGTGTTTTAAGAGAAATAAAAAAACTGATGCCTAATGAAGATTATATATACTACGGTGATTCTAAAAATATACCTTATGGCAAAAAAACTAAGGAAGAGCTAGAAAAAATATGTTTAGATATCGGAGATTACTTTATAAATAGAGGTGTTAAATCTATAGTTATAGCTTGTAATACAGCTACTAGTGCTGTTGTAGATAAATTTAGAGATAGGTACAACATACCTATTATAGGAATTGAACCTGCTTTAAAGCCTGCTGTTGAAGCATATAAAAGTGGAAAAATTGTAGTTTTGGCTACAGAAGTAACACTAAAAGAAAATAAATTCAATTTACTTATGGATAAATATAAGAGTAAAGCTGAAATTATTAAGGTTCCAGCTCCAAGGCTTGTAACTGTTGTAGAGGATGGGATTACAGAAGGCGCTGAAGCCGAAGACGCTATAAAAGAGTTATTTGAAGATATTGATATAAATGAAATAGATTCAATTGTACTGGGCTGTACACACTACATATTTTTAAAAAATGCTATAAAAAAGGTGTTAGGAAATAATGTAAAACTTATAGATGGTGGATTTGGAACCGCGTATAATTTGAAAAATATATTAGATAACATGGATATGCTATCTGATAAAAATATAGATGGTAGTATAGACGTTGTAAATTCATCACAAGATAAATCTAAAATAAACCTATCGTATAAATTATTAAACATATAG
- a CDS encoding alanine/glycine:cation symporter family protein, whose translation MLGFLETIVSLGNTILWQYVLIALLITIGLYFTFKSNFVQFRFLGEMFRLLGDGASNSSSEKQGVSSFQAFCISTASRVGTGNLAGVALAISVGGPGAVFWMWLIALIGAASSFVESTLAQIYKTKDKNGYRGGPAYYMEKALNKRWMGVLFSILITLCFGLVFNSVQSNTISLAFEAAFGLNRIIIGLVLATVTSIIIFGGVTRIAKVAELIVPVMAVAYILVALFVIIKNITLIPSVFSLILSSAFGMKAAVGGGIGAALMQGIKRGLFSNEAGMGSAPNAAATAEVSHPVKQGLIQTLGVFTDTILICSSTAFIILLSGAYSTEGLTGIQLTQTALSSQVGSWGNMFIAACILLFAFSSIIGNYYYGETNIEFINTNKAYLLIYRLSVVGMVIFGSVAKVQIVWDMADLFMGLMALINLIAISQLGKIAFAALKDYADQKREGKNPVFYSDSIEGLENLECWEASSTSKRA comes from the coding sequence ATGTTAGGTTTTTTAGAAACAATAGTTTCTTTAGGAAACACAATACTTTGGCAATACGTTCTTATAGCTTTACTTATTACAATAGGTCTTTATTTCACATTCAAGTCTAATTTTGTTCAATTTAGATTTTTGGGAGAGATGTTCAGACTATTAGGAGATGGAGCTAGCAATTCATCTAGCGAAAAGCAAGGTGTCTCTTCATTTCAGGCATTTTGTATAAGTACAGCTTCTAGAGTTGGAACTGGTAACTTAGCTGGTGTTGCATTAGCTATTTCTGTAGGTGGTCCAGGTGCTGTATTTTGGATGTGGCTTATAGCTTTAATAGGCGCTGCATCAAGTTTTGTTGAAAGTACTCTAGCTCAAATTTATAAAACCAAAGATAAAAATGGATATCGTGGTGGTCCAGCTTATTATATGGAAAAAGCTTTAAATAAGAGATGGATGGGAGTTTTATTCTCAATACTTATAACTCTATGCTTTGGTCTTGTTTTCAATTCAGTACAATCAAATACTATCTCACTTGCTTTTGAGGCAGCATTTGGATTAAATAGAATCATAATCGGATTAGTATTAGCTACAGTTACATCAATTATAATATTTGGTGGAGTTACAAGAATTGCAAAGGTTGCAGAGTTAATAGTTCCTGTAATGGCAGTTGCTTATATATTAGTTGCTCTATTTGTAATTATCAAAAATATAACTTTAATACCATCAGTATTCTCACTTATTTTAAGTAGTGCATTTGGTATGAAAGCTGCCGTAGGTGGTGGAATCGGTGCTGCCTTAATGCAAGGTATTAAAAGAGGTCTTTTCTCTAATGAAGCTGGTATGGGATCTGCTCCAAATGCAGCTGCAACAGCAGAAGTATCTCACCCTGTTAAGCAAGGTTTGATTCAAACTCTTGGAGTATTTACTGATACGATTTTAATATGCAGTTCAACTGCTTTTATAATACTTCTATCTGGTGCTTATTCGACAGAAGGTTTAACTGGAATTCAACTTACACAAACTGCTTTAAGTTCTCAAGTAGGTTCTTGGGGAAATATGTTTATAGCTGCTTGTATTTTACTATTTGCATTCAGCTCTATAATAGGCAATTACTACTATGGAGAAACTAATATTGAATTTATAAATACTAATAAAGCTTATTTATTAATATATAGATTATCAGTAGTAGGTATGGTTATATTCGGTTCAGTTGCTAAGGTTCAAATAGTTTGGGATATGGCTGATTTATTCATGGGTCTAATGGCATTAATAAATCTAATAGCTATTTCTCAACTTGGTAAAATAGCCTTTGCAGCATTAAAGGATTACGCTGATCAAAAAAGAGAAGGAAAAAATCCAGTATTTTATTCAGATAGTATAGAAGGTTTAGAAAATCTAGAATGCTGGGAAGCTTCAAGCACATCTAAAAGAGCATAA
- a CDS encoding rhomboid family intramembrane serine protease: MNWIDKLERKYRHLAIENLMYYIIGLSTLVYGIYFITHSYNLISLLELNPRLVMKGQVWRLITYIFIPPLTTPIWIVFRLYIYYSLGSALEHEWGSFKFNLYYLLGMIGTTIIAFVINSPVSATYLNLSIFLAFAKIYPDYEFYLFFILPIKVKYLAWMNWIFIVYTIISSPIIFKLTAIVSIINYFIFFGKSNLYDAKNRRNAYNRKKQFKSNITKRDYFHKCTVCEITDKDDPNMEFRYCSKCKGDYEYCSDHLLNHEHKKR, encoded by the coding sequence ATGAACTGGATAGATAAATTGGAGCGCAAATATAGACATCTTGCAATCGAAAATCTAATGTATTATATAATAGGTTTATCCACCCTTGTATATGGTATATATTTCATAACACACTCTTATAACTTAATATCTTTGCTTGAACTAAATCCAAGGTTGGTCATGAAAGGACAAGTTTGGAGGCTTATAACCTATATATTTATACCACCTTTAACTACTCCGATATGGATAGTTTTTAGACTATATATTTATTATTCTCTAGGTTCTGCGCTTGAACATGAATGGGGTAGCTTTAAATTCAATCTATACTATTTACTAGGTATGATTGGAACTACAATAATAGCTTTTGTGATCAACTCCCCGGTTAGTGCTACTTATTTAAATCTGTCTATTTTTTTAGCATTTGCTAAAATATATCCAGACTACGAGTTTTATTTATTCTTCATACTTCCAATTAAAGTTAAATACTTAGCTTGGATGAACTGGATATTCATAGTTTATACAATAATATCTTCTCCTATAATCTTCAAATTAACAGCTATAGTATCTATAATAAATTACTTTATATTTTTTGGAAAAAGTAATTTATACGATGCTAAGAATAGAAGAAATGCTTATAACAGAAAAAAACAGTTCAAATCTAATATAACTAAAAGAGATTATTTTCATAAATGTACTGTATGTGAAATAACAGACAAAGACGATCCAAATATGGAATTTAGATACTGTTCTAAATGCAAGGGCGACTATGAATATTGTAGTGATCACCTTCTTAATCATGAACACAAAAAAAGATGA
- a CDS encoding sigma-54-dependent Fis family transcriptional regulator — translation MPTEILLGKNEDSIKAWKKFIKTGELDYNLIRPVIAKSWLKSKEYKIDPFGNNEALKLDEKKLKKRKEESKRLVEIAKPFMNSLYKIVEDNGLVIRLADGDGYILEFMGNGDLIDTYKDLNIEKGSNIGEKNMGTNALSLAIINKEPIQVLGGEHYCKLYHNWSSSACPIKDENGDVVGVLSVTGPYEKVHPHTLGMVVASGEAIENQLKVNDMNKKLSMTNKHLFAIMESISEGLLGIDNKGIVKDINLFARKLLSLDEKDIIGKNISELISEKNNKIVLSVINKGKKYEETEMYFKNKRKQRIYCIVNLTPIKDCDTDEVEGVVVTFRRSKTIHNLVNKIIGAEAIFTFDDIIGESEIMQEAKRISKKAAKANTTILLQGESGTGKELFAQAIHNESPRKNKPFVFLNCGAIPRELVASELFGYVEGAFTGAKRGGHPGKFELADEGTIFLDEIGDMPLDTQVNLLRVLETKSIVRVGGHSVIPTDVRVIAATHKNLKEEVEKGNFREDLYYRLNVMPITTPSLRNRKEDIHLLVEYFIQKFSKKVNKTLGPINESFYKYVKSYDWPGNVRELQNVMQLVVNMVEGRETIGYKHLPSYIKPSNLCKKIGIKEELLTLAEIEKIAIIKTLEDVGGNIALASKTLGIGRSTLYRKIEKYNIDYMI, via the coding sequence ATGCCAACGGAAATTTTACTAGGTAAGAATGAAGATAGTATTAAAGCTTGGAAAAAATTCATAAAAACTGGTGAGTTAGATTACAATCTCATAAGACCTGTTATAGCTAAATCTTGGTTGAAAAGTAAAGAATATAAAATAGATCCATTTGGAAATAATGAAGCTTTAAAGCTTGATGAAAAAAAGCTTAAAAAAAGAAAAGAAGAATCCAAGAGACTAGTCGAGATAGCTAAGCCTTTTATGAACAGCTTGTATAAGATAGTTGAAGACAACGGTCTTGTGATAAGACTTGCAGATGGAGACGGTTATATTCTTGAGTTTATGGGAAACGGAGATCTTATAGACACGTATAAAGATCTTAATATAGAAAAGGGGAGCAATATAGGTGAAAAAAATATGGGAACTAATGCCCTATCACTTGCAATAATAAATAAAGAACCTATACAAGTTCTTGGAGGAGAACACTATTGTAAGCTTTATCATAATTGGAGCTCATCTGCTTGTCCTATAAAGGATGAGAATGGTGATGTGGTTGGCGTTCTGAGTGTGACAGGACCATATGAAAAAGTACATCCTCATACTTTAGGAATGGTAGTGGCATCAGGTGAAGCTATAGAAAATCAATTGAAAGTTAATGATATGAATAAAAAGCTAAGTATGACAAACAAACATTTATTTGCGATAATGGAATCTATATCTGAGGGACTTTTAGGCATAGATAACAAAGGAATAGTAAAGGATATAAACTTATTTGCTAGAAAATTGCTTTCGCTTGATGAAAAAGATATTATAGGAAAAAATATCAGTGAACTTATAAGTGAGAAAAATAATAAAATAGTGCTGAGTGTTATAAACAAAGGTAAAAAATATGAAGAAACTGAGATGTATTTTAAAAATAAAAGAAAACAACGAATATACTGTATAGTTAATTTGACCCCTATAAAAGACTGTGATACTGATGAGGTTGAAGGTGTTGTTGTTACTTTTAGAAGGTCTAAAACTATTCACAACCTTGTAAATAAAATAATAGGAGCAGAAGCAATATTCACATTTGACGATATTATAGGTGAAAGTGAGATTATGCAAGAGGCTAAAAGAATTTCAAAAAAAGCTGCAAAAGCAAATACTACGATACTTCTTCAAGGGGAAAGTGGTACAGGAAAAGAATTGTTTGCCCAGGCAATACACAATGAAAGCCCTAGAAAAAATAAACCATTTGTATTTTTAAACTGTGGGGCTATTCCTAGAGAACTTGTAGCAAGTGAGTTATTTGGATATGTAGAGGGAGCATTTACTGGTGCTAAAAGAGGTGGACATCCAGGTAAGTTTGAGCTTGCAGATGAGGGAACTATATTTCTTGATGAAATAGGAGACATGCCTCTTGATACGCAAGTAAATTTGCTTAGAGTTTTAGAAACTAAGTCGATAGTTAGAGTTGGGGGACATAGTGTTATACCTACAGATGTTAGAGTAATAGCTGCAACTCACAAAAACTTAAAGGAAGAAGTTGAAAAAGGAAACTTTAGAGAGGATCTTTATTATAGACTAAATGTAATGCCTATAACTACGCCATCTTTAAGAAATAGAAAAGAAGACATACATCTTTTGGTTGAATACTTTATTCAAAAATTTAGTAAAAAGGTTAATAAAACTCTAGGACCTATTAATGAAAGTTTCTACAAGTATGTCAAAAGTTATGACTGGCCTGGAAATGTAAGAGAACTTCAAAATGTAATGCAGTTAGTTGTAAATATGGTTGAAGGACGGGAAACTATAGGATATAAGCATCTACCTTCTTATATAAAGCCAAGTAATTTATGCAAAAAGATAGGAATAAAAGAAGAACTATTGACTTTGGCAGAAATAGAGAAAATAGCAATAATAAAGACATTAGAGGATGTAGGAGGTAATATAGCTCTTGCTTCGAAAACCCTTGGTATAGGAAGAAGTACTCTTTATAGAAAAATAGAAAAATACAATATAGATTACATGATATAA
- a CDS encoding Na+/H+ antiporter subunit E, whose protein sequence is MFRKCIYIIQYLFVLIVEVVKANIDVAVIVLSRKIEVDPVVVNFKTKLKSDLCRVILANSITLTPGTMTMIMEKDIYTIHCLKKQFADGLSDSKFENILLKIEEI, encoded by the coding sequence TTGTTTAGAAAATGTATTTATATAATTCAATATTTATTTGTATTAATAGTAGAAGTTGTGAAAGCAAATATAGATGTTGCAGTGATAGTTTTAAGTCGTAAAATAGAGGTTGATCCAGTTGTTGTAAACTTTAAAACTAAACTAAAATCTGATTTATGTAGAGTTATATTGGCAAATTCGATTACATTGACTCCTGGAACCATGACTATGATTATGGAAAAAGATATATACACGATACACTGTCTTAAAAAACAGTTTGCAGATGGTCTTTCAGATTCTAAGTTTGAAAATATACTTTTGAAAATAGAGGAGATTTAA
- a CDS encoding monovalent cation/H+ antiporter complex subunit F yields the protein MERIFIASSLFLSITIVFCMIRAIKGPLAADRLIVVNVIGTKTIVLISLISFVLNETYFIDVVLVYALISFIGSIGIADLIDK from the coding sequence ATGGAAAGAATATTTATAGCTTCAAGTTTGTTTTTATCTATTACAATAGTATTTTGTATGATAAGAGCTATCAAGGGCCCGTTAGCTGCTGACAGGTTGATTGTAGTAAATGTAATTGGTACTAAAACTATAGTTTTGATATCGTTAATATCATTTGTATTAAACGAAACTTATTTTATTGATGTTGTACTTGTATATGCACTTATTAGTTTTATAGGATCGATAGGAATAGCTGATTTAATCGATAAATAG
- the mnhG gene encoding monovalent cation/H(+) antiporter subunit G: MKLVVVTIFLFSGLFFFCIGTIGLFRFNDVFTRAHSAAKCDTLGAVLSLLALIIYNGFSFISFKLILVVAFLWITNPTATHLITRAEFNRRK, encoded by the coding sequence ATGAAATTGGTTGTAGTAACTATATTTTTATTCTCAGGCCTATTTTTCTTTTGTATAGGAACTATAGGTTTGTTTAGATTCAATGATGTTTTTACAAGAGCTCACTCTGCTGCTAAATGTGATACATTGGGTGCGGTTCTTAGTTTACTTGCTTTAATTATATACAATGGGTTTTCATTTATTAGTTTTAAGCTAATTTTAGTAGTAGCTTTTTTATGGATTACAAATCCTACTGCAACACACTTAATAACAAGGGCGGAGTTTAATAGAAGAAAATAA